In Mycoplasma sp. OR1901, the genomic window AGAAGGAATTGATAAATACGGTTCAGATACAGATAATTTCCTTACTTCAGGTCCATTTTTAATGGATAGAAAAAATATTTTACTAGGGCCACAAGGATACATTAATTTATTAAAAAATAACGATTATTTCGATGCTGATAATACTATTTCAAATAAAATTAAAATTTATTTATCAACTGATAAAAATACAAATTCAACATTATTTGAAGATGGTTTTGTTTCACAAACATATATACCTGCAAACAAAATTAATCAGTATTGAACAAATCCTGAATATAAAGATTACTTAAATAAAAATCAAGGTTACGGAACAATTGGTTTTGGATTTAACTTAGATAGCGAAACAAATGGTGATAGCTACTTAAATGATCAAGATTTAAGAAATGCTATTTATTATGCTATTGATAGAGAAAAAATACTAAAAATGGTTGGTTGAGATTTCTCTTTCCCGGTAAGTACATGAACAGCATATGGTCAATATAAAACATTTGACGGTAAAAATATTGAAAATTACTTCAGTGATTTAAGCATGAAAACTAAACCAAATACAAATGGTGAAGGTTCAAAAGAATTCTTATTACAAAATTATGATTTTGTTGTCCACTTAGCTAAAGGTTTCACATTTGAAAAAACAAGAAGAAATGACATAGCACACAACGAAGAAGTTGCAAAAATTTACTTAGAAAGATTTAAGCAAAAACACCCTAATTTAGAAAATGTTTCTTTAAGATTTTTAAATAATTCAACTGATGAACAAAAGAAAGCTGGTACTTTCCTATCAACAGAATTAAATAGAGTCTTTAATGGATATGTAAAAATCGAAAATAAAAGCTTACCAGAAAATGCATTTGCTTCATGAATTGAAGAAGGTAAATATGATATTATCTACCAAAACTACGATAAATTAGGTGGGAACGGTGCACACGATTATGTATCAGTATTCTTCAAACCTGATGAAATAGACTCATCAATTCAAAAAAGAATAGCATTTAAAGATAACCCTGTTGGTTCATTCACATATTCAACATATATCACTCAATTAGTTTTAGACAAACTTAATATTGATAAAAAACAATTATTAAAAGAAACAATAGCAAAACTAAATAATTTTGCTACAACACAATCACAATATAAAAATGAATTTGCAAGTGTTAAAAAATCTCAAAAATTCATCGAGATCGCTTCATTAGCTAAAAAGCTTAGTGATGAATTTGAGGATAACAAATTAAGTAAACAACTACTAAAATATGGTTTTGAATACTTATTAATAAATAATGCAAATATCAAAAATAATAGATTAAATCACCTCGTAGAACAATTCATATTTGAAAAATACGGTGTTCAAGAAATTGAAAAATTAACTTTAGACACTAAAGATAGATTGAAAATTCAACAATCTATTAAAGGCGCAAATAATACAGATTCTATTGATTTCTGAGCTAAATTTATAGAACTATCATTCCTTAAAAAAGATGAAACATTCGCTCAATACACAGATCGTTTAAACGCTTTCTTCTCAGCAAACTTTACAACTGAAGAAGTAGCACAAAAATGAACACAAGAATACGTATACGTATTCATTGGTGAACTAGAAAAAATAGTTAGAGATGCAGCTCCAGTTGTTCCGCTTATGGAAGTTGATACAAACTGAGAAATAACAAGAATTGGTGGAGTTGATTCGCTATTTAGATTTAGTTTACAATATGCATACGACTTTACAAGACCACCTAGACCAGGTTTACCAAGAAAGAGAGG contains:
- a CDS encoding ABC transporter substrate-binding protein gives rise to the protein MKNKKIKKSIFYLGSMISFGSLVTIISCGAQNNNTDNSSKLNSINYDFGLTAEPINNLNYIKYKSIDKILPSLVDSYLKTGPSTTLKSVITTNKFSFVMVDSSNTLDPEGNVSSKYSDFIKNNKNSLQEENGFGRIQGSWYSIDEFQIVGGLGSATVGDPQKNATLYGFRNPKNSNNFMAITGRVNAKRNRWSNKDFVTANDIRDYLEYILDLNTGSQKLDEIKKFGIRGTDRFIEAQKNYIQKFNKSYSNPWGRRQYIFDETINDYIQDPNQKIWASQTFNDQNEPLDAKEVEEIKQAALEFGFYTGQLFLDYTNEEISENLKYNQDDEQGNNFSLDKEVQEFKFMDKNTNKLVTKKIIKNPFVNPDQVFSSINGMITPRIQSISTDENSFSMIFDENKTPSLNFLLSNILNGLFPVNRKYIETIGEGIDKYGSDTDNFLTSGPFLMDRKNILLGPQGYINLLKNNDYFDADNTISNKIKIYLSTDKNTNSTLFEDGFVSQTYIPANKINQYWTNPEYKDYLNKNQGYGTIGFGFNLDSETNGDSYLNDQDLRNAIYYAIDREKILKMVGWDFSFPVSTWTAYGQYKTFDGKNIENYFSDLSMKTKPNTNGEGSKEFLLQNYDFVVHLAKGFTFEKTRRNDIAHNEEVAKIYLERFKQKHPNLENVSLRFLNNSTDEQKKAGTFLSTELNRVFNGYVKIENKSLPENAFASWIEEGKYDIIYQNYDKLGGNGAHDYVSVFFKPDEIDSSIQKRIAFKDNPVGSFTYSTYITQLVLDKLNIDKKQLLKETIAKLNNFATTQSQYKNEFASVKKSQKFIEIASLAKKLSDEFEDNKLSKQLLKYGFEYLLINNANIKNNRLNHLVEQFIFEKYGVQEIEKLTLDTKDRLKIQQSIKGANNTDSIDFWAKFIELSFLKKDETFAQYTDRLNAFFSANFTTEEVAQKWTQEYVYVFIGELEKIVRDAAPVVPLMEVDTNWEITRIGGVDSLFRFSLQYAYDFTRPPRPGLPRKRGQ